In Haloarcula hispanica ATCC 33960, one DNA window encodes the following:
- a CDS encoding (2Fe-2S)-binding protein, producing the protein MEIELEINDVEWTVDAAKSDSLLDVLRRNGYTGAKRGCDTGACGFCTVHVDGEPVKSCVEPVMNVEDASVETIEGLGEQDELHPVQQAFVDNTALQCGFCIPGMIMRSTALLEANTDPTEQEVREALSDNLCRCTGYKKIVEAVLDAAERMDGGTAVAADGGKAVEGNERVANSTECTVNDCDCMEGGQ; encoded by the coding sequence ATGGAAATCGAACTGGAGATTAACGATGTGGAATGGACGGTCGACGCAGCGAAGTCCGACTCGCTCCTCGATGTCCTTCGGCGGAACGGATACACCGGCGCGAAACGGGGGTGTGACACCGGCGCGTGTGGCTTCTGTACGGTACACGTCGACGGCGAGCCGGTGAAATCCTGCGTCGAGCCGGTGATGAACGTAGAGGACGCATCTGTCGAGACAATCGAAGGGCTGGGCGAGCAGGACGAGCTGCATCCGGTCCAGCAGGCCTTCGTCGACAACACCGCGTTGCAGTGTGGCTTTTGCATTCCGGGGATGATAATGCGCTCGACGGCGCTGCTAGAGGCGAACACGGACCCGACAGAGCAGGAGGTCCGGGAAGCGCTGTCGGACAATCTCTGTCGATGCACCGGCTACAAGAAAATCGTCGAAGCGGTGCTGGACGCCGCCGAGCGGATGGACGGCGGGACAGCCGTCGCCGCCGACGGTGGGAAGGCAGTCGAAGGCAACGAGAGGGTCGCAAATTCGACCGAGTGTACAGTCAACGACTGCGACTGCATGGAGGGCGGTCAGTGA